The Thalassophryne amazonica chromosome 13, fThaAma1.1, whole genome shotgun sequence genome window below encodes:
- the c1d gene encoding nuclear nucleic acid-binding protein C1D, whose translation MADNNRTEDYPFDIDEQLKRFDSSVVSVKDMLDTLMSMPRNELLQKLDPLEQAKLDLMSVYTLNSLFWMYLVVQGVNPREHGIKEEMERIRTYMNRVKEISDKKKAARLDKGAAGRFIRHALYDRDEESKKQAKTSKNAGAAPSDTPQVKHPKQN comes from the exons ATGGCAGATAACAACAGGACTGAAGATTATCCTTTCGACATTGATGAACAGCTGAAACGATTTGACTCCTCGGTTGTTTCTGTCAAAGACATGCTGGATACGCTGATGTCGATGCCCCGGAATGAGCTGTTACAGAAG ctGGATCCTTTGGAGCAAGCTAAGCTGGACCTGATGTCTGTCTACACCCTCAACTCATTATTCTGGA TGTATTTGGTGGTACAAGGGGTAAATCCCAGAGAACATGGAATCAAAGAGGAAAtg gagcGAATCAGGACATACATGAACAGAGTGAAGGAGATCAGTGACAAGAAGAAAGCTGCCCGTTTAGATAAAGGGGCCGCTGGTCGTTTTATCAGGCATGCCCTCTATGATCGAGATGAagagtccaaaaaacaggctAAAACATCTAAGAACGCAGGTGCCGCACCATCGGACACGCCACAGGTAAAGCATCCAAAGCAGAACTGA